The Triticum dicoccoides isolate Atlit2015 ecotype Zavitan chromosome 6A, WEW_v2.0, whole genome shotgun sequence genome has a window encoding:
- the LOC119317916 gene encoding probable histidine kinase 6: protein MGSSSKLGEGMEEKGGRVGMGKYAARRGWRRLAAVAWLVAAVACSAAVHWQLRRETMERAEERLVSMCEERARMLQEQFGVTVNHVHALAILISTFHFEKNPSALDQDTFAKYTARTSFERPLLNGVAYAQRLFPHEKETFERQHGWIMRTMNREAAPLQDEYAPVIFSQDTVSYLARMDMMSGEEDRENILRARETGKPVLTNPFRLLGSNHLGVVLTFAVYRPDLPADASVEQRVEATAGYLGGAFDVESLVENLLSKLAGNQDILVNVYDVTNASEPMAMYGSQTPDNKVDLLHVSMLDFGDPFRKHEMRCRYGQKPPLPWSAISNPMGCFVIWMLIGYIICAAWSRYDKVSEDCRKMEELKTQAEAADIAKSQFLATVSHEIRTPMNGVLGMLDMLLGTDLTMTQKDFAQTAQDCGKALIILINDVLDRAKFEAGRLELEEVPFDLRTLTDDVISLFASKLRAKCIELAVFVSDDVPKLVTGDPWRFRQILTNLVGNAVKFTERGHVFVRVSLAENSTMEAKRAPNGNLNGKDCKVEPTANGAFNTLSGFQAADERNSWEYFKLLLSDKELLSDELEGKKSSQNDSDHVTLMISIEDTGVGIPLHAQDRVFTPFMQADSSTSRNYGGTGIGLSISKCLAELMGGQISFISRPSIGSTFTFSAVVKRASKDTSCASERSLSEALPTAFRGMKAILVDGKPVRSAVTRYHLNRLGIIVQVVNNMSMGIQAFGKNGATESREKPSMLFIENDIWRPETDTQLPSRLRTLGMNGQAHDLPKLILLVTSEADKDKYGSTFNTVMCKPLRASTIASCLQQLLKVDIPARKENQNRPSFLRSLLVGKNILVVDDNKVNLRVAQAALKKYGAKVHCVESGKDAISLLQPPHCFHACFMDVQMPEMDGFEATRQIREMEKKANEEKREQSSSGEGSTFVEWHLPVLAMTADVIQATYEECMKSGMDGYVSKPFDEQQLYQAVSRLVVGTTDSAS from the exons ATGGGGAGTAGTAGTAAATTGGGGGAAGGCATGGAGGAGAAGGGGGGGAGGGTGGGGATGGGCAAGTACGCGGCCAGGCGGGGCTGGAGGCGCCTGGCGGCGGTCGCCTGGCTGGTGGCGGcggtggcctgctcggccgccgtgCACTGGCAGCTGCGCCGGGAGACCATGGAGCGCGCCGAGGAGCGGCTCGTCAGCATGTGCGAGGAGCGGGCCAGGATGCTGCAGGAGCAGTTCGGCGTCACCGTCAACCACGTCCACGCGCTCGCCATCCTCATCTCCACCTTCCACTTCGAGAAGAACCCCTCCGCCCTCGACCAG GATACTTTTGCGAAGTACACGGCAAGGACATCATTCGAGCGTCCACTGCTAAATGGGGTGGCTTACGCACAGCGCCTCTTCCCTCACGAGAAGGAAACGTTTGAAAGACAGCATGGATGGATTATGAGGACTATGAATCGAGAGGCTGCACCTCTCCAAGATGAGTATGCCCCGGTGATTTTCTCCCAGGATACGGTCTCCTACCTTGCGCGCATGGACATGATGTCTGGGGAG GAGGACCGAGAAAACATCTTGCGTGCGAGGGAAACTGGCAAACCTGTGTTAACAAACCCATTTCGGCTTCTTGGGTCGAACCACTTGGGCGTAGTACTCACTTTTGCAGTGTATCGCCCTGATCTACCTGCTGATGCATCAGTTGAGCAACGTGTGGAAGCAACTGCTGG CTATCTTGGTGGAGCTTTTGATGTGGAGTCACTTGTGGAAAATTTGCTGAGTAAACTTGCTGGCAATCAGGATATATTGGTGAATGTGTATGACGTCACAAATGCTTCAGAGCCTATGGCCATGTATGGATCTCAAACTCCAGATAATAAAGTGGACCTCTTGCATGTTAGCATGCTTGATTTTGGAGATCCGTTTAGGAAGCATGAAATGAGGTGCAG GTATGGGCAAAAGCCTCCATTGCCGTGGTCTGCTATTAGTAATCCTATGGGctgctttgtcatatggatgcttatTGGGTATATAATTTGTGCTGCATGGTCTCGGTATGACAAAGTTTCAGAGGATTGTAGAAAAATGGAAGAGCTCAAAACTCAAGCAGAAGCTGCTGATATTGCAAAGTCTCAG TTTCTGGCAACTGTATCTCATGAAATTAGAACTCCTATGAACGGTGTCCTTG GGATGCTGGACATGCTTTTGGGGACAGATCTGACTATGACTCAGAAAGATTTTGCTCAGACCGCTCAGGATTGTGGCAAAGCATTGATAATACTGATAAATGATGTCCTTGATCGAGCAAAGTTTGAAGCTGGAAGGTTGGAACTTGAGGAAGTGCCTTTTGACTTGCGAACGCTGACGGACGATGTGATCTCCTTGTTTGCCTCAAAGTTAAGAGCGAAGTGCATAGAG CTTGCAGTGTTTGTGAGTGACGATGTTCCAAAACTTGTCACCGGAGATCCTTGGAGATTTCGACAGATACTGACAAATTTAGTGGGCAATGCAGTCAAA TTCACAGAACGGGGCCATGTTTTTGTGCGGGTCTCTCTGGCTGAGAACTCAACTATGGAAGCTAAACGAGCCCCCAATGGAAACCTCAATGGGAAAGATTGTAAAGTTGAGCCTACAGCTAATGGTGCCTTCAATACTTTGAGTGGGTTTCAAGCTGCGGATGAACGAAATAGCTGGGAATATTTTAAGCTGTTGCTCTCTGATAAGGAGTTACTTTCTGATGAGCTCGAGGGTAAAAAATCTAGCCAAAATGATTCCGATCACGTGACCTTGATGATAAGCATTGAGGATACAGGTGTTGGTATCCCACTGCATGCACAAGATCGTGTTTTTACGCCTTTTATGCAGGCAGATAGTTCAACTTCAAGGAATTATGGTGGAACTGGTATTGGTTTAAGCATCAGCAAATGTTTGGCTGAACTTATGGGCGGGCAAATAAGTTTCATCAGCCGTCCTTCCATTGGGAGTACATTTACATTCTCAGCGGTTGTGAAGCGTGCATCCAaagatacttcatgtgcttcagagAGGAGCTTGTCCGAGGCACTACCAACTGCCTTTAGGGGAATGAAGGCGATTTTGGTAGACGGGAAACCTGTGCGTAGTGCTGTGACAAGATATCACCTTAACAGGCTGGGAATAATTGTTCAAGTTGTGAATAATATGAGTATGGGAATTCAAGCCTTTGGGAAAAATGGTGCAACAGAGTCAAG AGAAAAACCGTCGATGCTTTTTATTGAGAATGACATCTGGAGGCCCGAGACAGATACTCAGTTACCGAGTCGTCTACGTACGCTCGGGATGAATGGTCAGGCGCATGACCTACCCAAGCTGATCCTTTTGGTCACATCTGAAGCTGACAAGGACAAGTACGGATCCACGTTCAATACTGTGATGTGTAAACCCTTAAGAGCAAGCACAATTGCTTCTTGTCTACAGCAGTTGCTAAAAGTAGATATACCTGCAAGGAAAGAAAATCAAAATAGGCCCTCATTTCTTCGTAGCCTGCTGGTTGGGAAGAATATATTGGTTGTAGATGACAATAAAGTAAATCTACGGGTTGCTCAAGCCGCACTGAAGAAGTATGGTGCCAAGGTTCATTGTGTTGAAAGTGGCAAGGATGCTATCTCCCTACTTCAACCTCCACATTGCTTCCATGCATGTTTTATGGACGTTCAAATGCCTGAGATGGATGG GTTCGAGGCTACTAGACAAATACGAGAAATGGAGAAGAAAGCGAACGAGGAAAAGAGAGAACAGTCGAGTTCAGGGGAAGGTTCGACATTTGTTGAGTGGCATTTGCCTGTTCTTGCAATGACGGCTGACGTCATTCAGGCGACCTACGAAGAGTGTATGAAATCGGGGATGGATGGCTATGTGTCCAAACCGTTCGACGAGCAGCAGCTATACCAAGCGGTCTCCAGATTAGTGGTGGGAACAACTGATTCGGCCTCATGA